The DNA region catgataatgtttgggttaaataacccattaTCCAATcatattgaagataagtgagttgaaatttctatattttatttattaatttatttccaacccCATTTATCTGGAATGAAAAACTAACAAGACTACCAACTAGAACACAAGTCCTTCACCAGAAATGTTTCCACTTCAATGGGAGGATCTATAAAACTAAACCGCAGTTAGATTTAGATCATAACTTTGCTAACCAATCAGAAGCATTGAAAAGCCTCTTCACTTGTTGGAAATGAACCTCGTCATGACTTACGGTACCTTAGGTAGGCTTTATATAAGTCTAGATTAAAAAATTACTGAATTTACAAGTTCTGAAAAATTCCCATTTGCATAGTATATAACTTAAGAAtccaaaaacttttttttttacttttaaataaaATCCAATCATCACAATACCCTATCAACGAAATGAAAGAAGCTTCCTCTCTTGCTGATATGAGTATTTTCTTTTTCCACAAAATTTGATTTATGGGACATACAAAGAGACATAATTTGGAGATGGAATATTTTAATTCCGCTTGTGCAGCACCACCTAACATTACCAGCATTGTCAACTTTCATATGCTAGTTTAAATCACATTTACAACAGCATTCTTTGGTTATCGGTTTGCTTCATCTGCTCTGAGAGAAAAGATATCAACAGGAGTATCAATGCAACGATAGACCCCTTGATGTCTTGAACTATTTAAAGATCCTAGTGAATTATCAAGGTATAGAACAATCACTGTAATATCATCATGAAAAAGGCGCCTAACACCTTTCTCAATTCTCTTTAAATCCTCATATCTCTTTCCATTTTTCTTTGCAGCCTCTTCCAGTGCAGCTCTCACCAATCGTTTTGCTATTCCCTGCAAAGGAAGCTCAAGTTTAAACCTTTTTTCATACAGTATAATGTGATTTGAACAAAAAGACCACTAACTAACACTATTTCATATGCTAATTTAGATAAACATGAGAACTCACTGTTCTTGGACTTCTGGAGATGATTTCAACTGCTGCTTCATCAGTTAAATGGTCCCAAAGTCCATCTGATGCAAAGATTAAAAACAAGTCTTCAACTTTCAGCTTCCGCTTCAATATGGATGGTTCAGCTGTCATTACAGGTCTGTTCAGAGATACCGGATATACAAATTGTCTGAACAGAGGATTGTTGTCATAATCCGGTTTCTTTAGATAAACATCCCCAATTGATCTTGAGACCTAAAACACAGTTAAGGAACTCCTGATTCAAAATGTGCAACTAATTCAAGTTTATAATTTAAACAGAAGTTCCAGAATGACATATGCTACGCAATTATTTGAAGTTTATCATTCATTTGAGAAAAAATTGGAAGTGAATTCATTTGTAAATTGTAAGAAATGGAACAGAATCACAGAACACAGTGGTAAGAAACAAACTATCTCGAGCCTGAAATTTTACAGGAATGAACATCTGCAGATTGCTCATGTACAAGTGGTTTCCAATAAACGGATGATTGCCCTCCCATTTATAATACTTATTATACTATATTTCTAGTCAATGTGAAACATTAACGTTAAAGCTCAATATAAAAGTTACCTGAATAATGCCCTTGATTCGCCAAACTCCACGAGTGCGAACCACAATGTGCGCATCATCAGGGTGAAGTGCCTCCACCTCCTTTCTGACTTCCTCCACTGCAACATTGTGATCAGTGGACAAACGCTCCGCCACCACAGGAGCCCAATTCCCCTGCTCTCCAAATGCTTTCCGCCCCAAAACCGCCCTCGAATCGCCGAGATTAGCAACATAAAGAACACCCTTTGAAATCGCCCCCAGAAGACAGCACGAACCCACAGAAGCAATTTGTGGCCGTTTAGTCCAAGACTGCTTCACCAAGTGCAGGAACTCTTCTTCAGTAGCACTGAATGCCTTCTTTATCACTTGCTCTGACAAACCACCTTCCTCTGAAGCAAACTCTgccaaggaaggagaaccattTTCATCTTATGTAAGACTAGCTAATTATTTATCTTATGTATCAGTATAAAGGTACAAGtttaacaaaataaattaaaaatatagctAAAATTGAATGTAATTTGTTTCTATGAATGCAAAAGTTTGTGTGCATTCGGCTCCAGTCACAACCATGGCCACAAGGTCACATACTAAAAGATCGCACATCAACACCGTCCTTACATCGAGGGTGAAAATCGAAACACACAACCTTAGGAGGAGAAGTGATCCATCCTTAATGACTCAGACAAAATGTGTGCCAATGTAAAATATCTACTGTAAATCAAGTTCAATACCACTACTGCTATTTTGAATTGTCCATGTTTTCTTAGCATTGTTCACATGAGAATTGAAAAATTAGCTAAAAattgatagaaaaaaaatatgtgtTTCACAATTCAGAGGTTTATCTTACTGtgaaggaaggagaagagaTTGTTTCTGATGAAACGGGAAGCTTCAGGTCCACCATGTCCGTCGTACACGCCAACAAAAGTTTCAGAGGGAGAGATGTAAACCTGTCCTTGGTCTTCCAACGACGAATTAGCTTGTGCCACTGCAATTGAATAGTGATGGGGCTTCGAGTCCATGTGCCACTGAAGGCTGCCatcgttgccaccaccaccgccgaaGCACATGTCCAGTGGCCAGCGGCACAGCTCCAACATCCTTAATTAACCCTCTGTTTCCTCTGTATCTGTCCCTCTGATGTGGTCCTGATACGTGATTGGAAAAAGGAGGAGGTGAAGAACGCGTGACGCCTTGAATTGAGGGATGGAGAAGAGTATGGAGGAGCGGAACGTGTGAATTCCGCGTCAGTGCTTGGAAAAAAACAAGTAGAACGAAACTGTAGAGTGGTAAAGTTATTTATGACTGAGTAGAGAGACTTTTTCTttggagttatgatatatacaaatCTCTCCACTTCTTTTTCACCTccattctctttatttttctcttctttatcaatcaaatcacatatcacatctttactttctctctcctttctttctatctctctcttcttccacctctccacacaaGATATAATTATCCTTTTCTTTGTGCAGAAGGAGAAGTACTCTTGgtgattaagaaaataaaagtaTCACTAGAGACCGAGACTTATGGCCTGCGTGGGGCCCATGTTAGCAGGTGACAACTGATAAGTGATAACCGCGAACCACTGCCAGATAACTGATAACAGGAATTTATCAGTAGAAGGCAAGAGATAGATAACACATACAAGTTTTGATGGGCATTAACCCCCTCAATTAATCATCCACCCTTCTTTATGCACCAAAATATCTGAAATaccctttaaaatttaatttcattccaaaCATATCAATTTTTCTATCTTATCACTaccatcatttttgtttatcacaCCACCCTTCACTTTTACTCTCATCTCATAGTTTTCTTCGTTGCCACTTTTCACACTTAATCTATATACTTTtgaaaagaggaaggttgtgagccCCACCTCCATGACTTGGCACTTCAAGAATTACTCTCCAACACCCCCCTCTTTACATGACAAGTGTCAccttctgattgttttggacAAAAATAATAGAAGCTCAAattaatttcagttttttaatgGAGACCCAATAATCAAATCttaatgattttgtttttatggtttatgACTCCTAATTTATTGCATTCAAAATAATTCCAGCTCTGTGTAAGCATGGAAAATTCGAATTACTTGACTTCTTTTGCAACCAATAAAAACTGAATAATTTTCCTAATATGttttaaatgaaattgaatgcaAAAGGTGTAAATGCATTGACCAAATCATTATTACAATAAAATTAAGTGGTCTACGCATaacattgaataaaaaaattgaaggcaTATTGTGTAAAGAGAATAATTTCATTGACCAAAATGCCGATATGCTattcatatttaaatcattccttatttaaaatggtGGAATTAATGAAAATTACATGGAAAATTTGAATTCTGTCAAATATACATTTAATGCTCTGCATTTAATCGTGACAAGCAAAAGTCAGGAATGAATATGGAGCTTCAATTCcgcatataattattttttcgtTACAAACTAATCTCTTCgttacttttttttccttttttaagatGAATATACCAGTAACCCTAATTCTCAAATTCCTATATAAATCACCTCATGGTATTCTTCAACTTCATCATTTTTCCCACCAACTATTGGCTTTGAAATATACTTTGTTCGAATGGCAATCGACGATCTCGCCACCATCGATGCCTCTAAAGAAAACTGGTCTATTGTCGCAAAGGTGAACTGTTTGTGGCttagtccgagcttatatggatccaagcttccattttccatggacatgattcttatggatgaTAAGGTAAATCACTTTTCACATAAACATCATGTTTTACGTCCTTTTTTGCTTAAACTATAAATCTCTAATGTTCTCATTTTAATGAATTTCAGGGTTGTAAGATTCATGCGACCGTTAGGAAGACTCTGATATACCgattccaatctttgataaGTGAGGGTCGTGTATATCAGATTTCGTTCTTTGGCGTTGGTGAAAGCGGACGTGATTTCCGACCAACCGAGcatccattcaagatcaactttgatattcatacaTCTGTGCGCTTGGTTCCCAACAAGGCCATCGATTTAAGCCCGTACAATTTTGTGCCGATATCTAATA from Lotus japonicus ecotype B-129 chromosome 2, LjGifu_v1.2 includes:
- the LOC130740886 gene encoding probable protein phosphatase 2C 78 — protein: MLELCRWPLDMCFGGGGGNDGSLQWHMDSKPHHYSIAVAQANSSLEDQGQVYISPSETFVGVYDGHGGPEASRFIRNNLFSFLHKFASEEGGLSEQVIKKAFSATEEEFLHLVKQSWTKRPQIASVGSCCLLGAISKGVLYVANLGDSRAVLGRKAFGEQGNWAPVVAERLSTDHNVAVEEVRKEVEALHPDDAHIVVRTRGVWRIKGIIQVSRSIGDVYLKKPDYDNNPLFRQFVYPVSLNRPVMTAEPSILKRKLKVEDLFLIFASDGLWDHLTDEAAVEIISRSPRTGIAKRLVRAALEEAAKKNGKRYEDLKRIEKGVRRLFHDDITVIVLYLDNSLGSLNSSRHQGVYRCIDTPVDIFSLRADEANR